From Sodalis glossinidius str. 'morsitans', the proteins below share one genomic window:
- a CDS encoding alpha-amylase family glycosyl hydrolase: MEAITRLLRKIYPATLSQGQLDTIKGQISFTKSTPHQARKAHWDEDDVVLITYADQFMEAEKPTLDTFTTFFNHRLRNTFSLVHLLPFYPYSSDYGFSVIDYQQVNPIVGSWQQIGELNLTTRLMFDFICNHMSAESRWVKGYLAGQQAYDDFFIALPPATASVTRPRTSPLLTPFTAQDGSTRYLWTTLSADQVDLNFNNPQVLIAVIGVLLHYLIQEADYIRLDAVGYLWKEVGTRCLHLPHTHLLVKLFRAICDEVAPGTVIITETNVPHKDNISYFGNGRDKAQMVYQFPLPPLVLHALHNSSRRALRHWAAGLEIGSGATTLFFNFLASHDGIEMNPLLGILPEAEIIRLVSDLESESALVSYKQNTDGTTSPYEINVTYLDAFNRREDSDETRLGRFILAHAILLEFPGVPAIYVQSILGSRNDYEEVKAAGHNRAVNREKYPLKTIEAMLDDETSLRSRVFQALSALIRLRRRQQAFHPDAAMEVLEWDNTLLAFYRAAGQRLLCLFNLANKTVSCTLPDGDYRLLTAEGTVSGGPLTLAPYSFYWLETLSDR, from the coding sequence ATGGAAGCCATAACCCGCTTGCTGAGAAAGATTTACCCAGCCACCTTAAGCCAGGGGCAACTGGATACCATCAAGGGCCAAATCAGCTTCACCAAATCCACGCCGCATCAGGCGCGCAAAGCGCATTGGGATGAGGATGATGTCGTGCTTATTACCTATGCCGACCAGTTCATGGAGGCTGAAAAACCCACGCTTGATACCTTTACCACCTTTTTCAACCATCGCCTGCGCAACACCTTTTCCCTGGTGCATCTGCTACCGTTCTATCCCTACTCTTCCGACTATGGCTTTTCCGTCATCGATTATCAGCAGGTCAATCCTATCGTCGGCAGTTGGCAGCAGATAGGCGAACTCAATCTCACCACCCGGCTGATGTTCGATTTCATCTGCAACCATATGTCTGCCGAAAGCCGGTGGGTGAAAGGCTATCTGGCGGGCCAACAGGCTTATGACGATTTTTTTATTGCGCTTCCCCCCGCGACTGCCAGCGTGACGCGCCCGCGCACATCACCGCTGCTGACGCCTTTTACCGCACAGGACGGCAGCACCCGTTATTTATGGACCACCCTCAGCGCCGATCAGGTGGATCTCAATTTCAACAACCCCCAGGTTTTGATCGCCGTTATCGGCGTATTGCTACATTACCTGATACAGGAGGCGGACTATATCCGTCTGGACGCGGTGGGCTACTTGTGGAAAGAGGTGGGCACCCGTTGTCTCCATCTACCCCATACCCATCTGCTGGTAAAGTTGTTTCGCGCCATCTGCGATGAGGTGGCGCCGGGAACGGTGATTATTACCGAAACCAACGTGCCCCATAAGGACAATATCAGCTATTTCGGCAATGGCCGAGATAAAGCGCAGATGGTCTATCAGTTCCCGCTTCCGCCGCTGGTGTTACACGCCCTGCACAACAGCAGCCGCCGCGCCCTGCGTCATTGGGCTGCAGGGCTTGAGATCGGTAGCGGTGCTACTACATTATTCTTCAATTTTCTCGCCTCCCATGATGGGATCGAGATGAACCCGCTGCTCGGCATTCTGCCGGAGGCGGAGATCATCCGGCTGGTGAGCGATCTGGAGTCGGAAAGCGCCCTGGTTTCGTATAAACAAAACACTGACGGTACCACCAGCCCTTATGAAATCAATGTCACCTATCTGGATGCGTTCAATCGGCGCGAGGATAGTGACGAGACGCGGCTTGGCCGCTTTATTCTCGCCCATGCCATCCTGCTGGAGTTTCCCGGCGTGCCGGCGATCTATGTGCAAAGTATCCTTGGGTCGCGTAATGACTATGAAGAGGTCAAGGCCGCCGGCCATAACCGCGCGGTTAATCGAGAGAAGTACCCGCTGAAAACCATTGAAGCGATGCTGGATGATGAAACCAGCCTGCGCTCGCGGGTTTTCCAGGCGTTGAGCGCGCTTATTCGCCTGCGCCGCCGACAACAGGCGTTTCATCCTGATGCAGCCATGGAAGTCCTGGAGTGGGATAATACCCTGCTCGCTTTTTACCGCGCCGCCGGCCAGCGGCTGCTGTGTCTCTTTAATTTGGCGAATAAAACGGTAAGTTGCACCTTACCTGACGGCGATTATCGCCTGCTGACCGCCGAGGGTACGGTCAGCGGCGGCCCACTAACCCTCGCACCCTATTCTTTCTATTGGCTGGAAACGCTTAGCGATCGTTAG
- a CDS encoding 4-alpha-glucanotransferase — MAQSRSALLGLQPEDWLEMATPVNVPGTTDAYPNWRRKLTRDLETMFSDPDIIRLLTVLGDGRRLALAPAPVLGRSVRRAQDGNDDRPG; from the coding sequence ATGGCGCAAAGCCGCAGCGCGCTGCTGGGATTACAGCCCGAAGACTGGCTGGAAATGGCGACGCCGGTCAATGTGCCCGGTACCACCGATGCCTATCCTAACTGGCGGCGTAAACTGACGCGGGATCTGGAAACGATGTTTAGCGACCCTGACATAATCCGGCTGCTGACGGTGTTGGGAGACGGGCGACGCCTTGCTTTGGCGCCTGCGCCCGTTCTGGGCCGTTCGGTTAGAAGAGCGCAGGACGGTAACGACGATCGTCCGGGGTAA
- the ompR gene encoding osmolarity response regulator transcription factor OmpR: protein MQENYKILVVDDDMRLRALLERYLTEQGFQVRSVANAEQMDRLLTRESFHLMVLDLMLPGEDGLSICRRLRSQSNPMPIIMVTAKGEEVDRIVGLEIGADDYIPKPFNPRELLARIRAVLRRQANELPGAPSQEEAIIAFGKFKLNLGTREMFREDEPMPLTSGEFAVLKALVSHPREPLSRDKLMNLARGREYSAMERSIDVQISRLRRMVEEDPAHPRYIQTVWGLGYVFVPDGSKA, encoded by the coding sequence ATGCAAGAGAATTACAAAATCCTAGTTGTGGATGACGATATGCGCCTGCGGGCGCTCCTTGAGCGTTATTTGACCGAGCAGGGCTTTCAGGTACGCAGCGTCGCCAACGCCGAACAGATGGACCGTTTGCTGACGCGTGAATCCTTCCATCTGATGGTGCTGGATTTGATGCTGCCGGGAGAGGATGGGCTGTCTATTTGCCGCCGGCTGCGCAGCCAAAGCAACCCGATGCCGATCATTATGGTCACCGCCAAGGGGGAGGAAGTGGACCGCATTGTTGGCCTGGAAATCGGTGCCGATGACTATATTCCCAAGCCCTTCAACCCCCGTGAACTGCTGGCGCGTATCCGCGCGGTACTACGCCGGCAGGCTAACGAGCTGCCGGGGGCGCCGTCGCAGGAAGAGGCTATCATCGCCTTTGGCAAGTTCAAGCTTAATCTCGGTACCCGTGAGATGTTCCGCGAAGATGAGCCGATGCCGCTGACCAGCGGTGAGTTCGCGGTGCTTAAAGCGTTGGTCAGCCACCCGCGGGAGCCGTTGTCCCGTGATAAACTGATGAATCTGGCGCGCGGCCGTGAATATAGCGCCATGGAACGCTCAATCGATGTGCAGATCTCGCGTCTGCGGCGCATGGTGGAAGAAGATCCCGCCCATCCGCGCTATATTCAGACCGTATGGGGTCTGGGCTATGTCTTTGTGCCGGATGGCAGTAAAGCATGA
- a CDS encoding DeoR/GlpR family transcriptional regulator, with product MKQTQRHDAIIDLVRQQGYVSTEELVDHFAVSPQTIRRDLNDLAEQNKIQRHHGGAALPSSSVNAAYHDRKVMWSAEKARIAARVASQIPDGATLFIDIGTTPEAVAHALLGHKNLRVVTNNLNVATLLTAKEDFRLILAGGEVRTRDGGIIGEATLDFISQFRLDYGILGISSIDLDGSLLEFDYHEVRTKRAIIDNSRCVMLVTDHSKFGRSAMVNLGKMDLVDYLFTDQLPPPGVMTLIEHSDVKLELC from the coding sequence GTGAAGCAAACGCAGCGGCATGATGCCATCATCGATCTGGTTCGCCAGCAGGGCTACGTCAGCACCGAGGAACTGGTAGATCACTTTGCCGTCAGTCCGCAGACGATACGGCGCGATCTCAACGATTTGGCCGAGCAGAACAAGATCCAGCGTCATCACGGCGGTGCGGCGCTGCCGTCGAGTTCGGTTAACGCCGCCTATCATGACCGCAAAGTGATGTGGTCGGCGGAAAAGGCGCGCATTGCGGCGCGTGTCGCGAGCCAGATCCCCGACGGGGCAACGCTATTTATCGATATCGGCACTACGCCGGAGGCGGTGGCGCATGCGCTGTTGGGTCATAAAAACCTGCGGGTAGTGACCAATAATCTCAACGTGGCGACGCTGCTTACCGCCAAGGAGGATTTCCGCCTGATCCTGGCCGGGGGGGAAGTGCGGACGCGCGACGGCGGTATTATCGGCGAGGCCACTCTCGATTTTATTTCTCAATTCCGGCTTGATTACGGCATTCTCGGCATCAGCAGTATCGATTTGGACGGCTCACTGCTGGAGTTCGATTATCACGAAGTACGCACCAAACGGGCGATTATCGACAATTCCCGCTGTGTGATGCTGGTGACAGACCATTCCAAATTCGGCCGCAGCGCCATGGTGAACCTCGGCAAAATGGATCTGGTGGACTATCTGTTTACCGACCAACTGCCACCCCCGGGCGTGATGACGCTTATCGAACATTCCGATGTCAAACTGGAGCTGTGCTGA
- the nfuA gene encoding Fe-S biogenesis protein NfuA yields MIRITDAAQEHFAKLLSNQEPGTQIRVFVINPGTPNAECGVSYCPPDAVEATDTELKFDKISAYVDELSAPYLQDAEIDFVTDKLGSQLTLKAPNAKMRKVSDEAPLIERVEYLLQSQINPQLAGHGGQVTLMEITDDMLAILQFGGGCNGCSMVDYTLKEGIEKELLEKFPELKGVRDLTEHQRGEHSYY; encoded by the coding sequence ATGATCCGTATTACTGATGCTGCCCAGGAACATTTTGCCAAATTACTGTCCAATCAGGAACCGGGCACCCAGATCCGCGTGTTCGTTATCAATCCTGGCACGCCCAATGCGGAATGCGGCGTCTCGTACTGCCCGCCGGATGCGGTGGAAGCCACAGATACCGAACTGAAATTCGATAAGATCTCTGCCTATGTGGATGAACTTTCTGCCCCTTATCTGCAGGATGCGGAAATTGACTTCGTTACGGATAAGCTTGGCTCTCAGCTGACCCTCAAAGCGCCCAATGCCAAGATGCGCAAAGTGAGCGACGAAGCGCCGCTTATCGAGCGCGTGGAATATCTGCTGCAGTCGCAGATTAATCCGCAGTTGGCCGGCCACGGCGGCCAGGTGACGCTGATGGAAATCACCGACGATATGCTCGCCATCCTGCAGTTTGGCGGCGGCTGTAATGGCTGCTCAATGGTGGACTACACCCTTAAAGAAGGGATTGAGAAAGAGCTGCTGGAAAAATTCCCTGAACTGAAGGGCGTGCGCGATCTCACCGAGCATCAGCGCGGAGAGCATTCCTACTATTAA
- a CDS encoding Tex family protein — MNRESLNHLIAGELKAREEQVDAAVRLLDEGNTVPFIARYRKEVTGGLDDTQLRTLETRLGYLRELDERRQSILKSIDEQGKLTEALASAIQATLSKTELEDLYLPYKPKRRTRGQIAIEAGLAPLADRLWQDSSTDPDTAAAGFVNPDAGVADAKAALDSARYILMERFAEDAALLAKIRAYLWKNAHLVARVVPGKEEEGAKFRDYFDHHEPLSQVPSHRALAMLRGRNEGVLKLALNADPHVDEPPRASYCEQMIADHLQVCFGQAPADSWRKTVISWTWRIKILMHLETELMGSMREKAEEEAIQVFARNMHDLLMAPPAGLRATMGLDPGLRTGVKVAVVDATGKLVATETLYPHTGQADKAAAAVAALCLKHNVELVAIGNGTASRETERFYAEVQKRYPDVKGQKVIVSEAGASVYSASELAALEFPDLDVSLRGAVSIARRLQDPLAELAKIDPKSIGVGQYQHDVSQSMLAKKLDTVVEDCVNAVGVDLNTASVPLLIRVAGLTRMMAQNIVSWRDENGRFRDRQQLLKVPRLGPKAFEQCAGFLRINHGDNPLDASTVHPESYPVVQRILQATEKSLSDLMGDPATLRGLSPSRFTDERVGLPTVTDIIKELEKPGRDPRPEFKTATFADGVETLQDLAQGMVLEGTVTNVTNFGAFVDIGVHQDGLVHISSLSDRFIDDPHKVVKAGDIVKVKVMEVDIARKRIALSMRLDERPGEAPARRDPGEYRRDSNTTASRPPARSGGRQSGPAAGGNSAMGDALATALGKRR, encoded by the coding sequence ATGAATAGAGAGTCATTGAACCATCTTATCGCCGGCGAACTGAAAGCCCGGGAGGAGCAAGTGGACGCTGCGGTGCGGCTCCTGGACGAAGGCAACACCGTGCCTTTTATCGCCCGCTATCGTAAAGAAGTTACCGGCGGGCTGGACGACACACAGCTGCGTACGCTGGAAACGCGTCTGGGTTATTTGCGCGAACTCGATGAACGGCGCCAGAGTATTCTGAAATCCATCGACGAACAGGGCAAGCTTACCGAGGCGCTGGCATCGGCTATCCAGGCGACCTTGAGCAAGACCGAGCTGGAAGATCTCTACCTGCCCTATAAACCCAAACGCCGCACCCGCGGCCAGATAGCCATCGAGGCGGGGCTGGCGCCGCTGGCAGATCGGCTTTGGCAGGACTCGTCAACGGACCCCGATACCGCGGCGGCCGGTTTTGTTAACCCTGATGCCGGCGTGGCCGACGCCAAAGCGGCCCTTGACAGCGCGCGTTATATCCTGATGGAGCGCTTTGCCGAAGATGCCGCGCTGCTGGCGAAAATCCGCGCTTATCTGTGGAAAAATGCTCATCTGGTGGCGCGGGTGGTGCCCGGTAAAGAGGAAGAAGGCGCCAAATTCCGCGACTACTTCGATCATCACGAACCGCTGTCTCAGGTCCCCTCACACCGTGCGCTGGCCATGTTGCGCGGACGCAACGAGGGTGTGTTGAAGCTTGCGCTGAACGCCGATCCGCACGTCGACGAGCCGCCACGTGCCAGCTACTGCGAGCAGATGATCGCCGATCATTTGCAAGTGTGCTTCGGTCAGGCGCCGGCCGATAGCTGGCGTAAAACGGTCATCAGTTGGACCTGGCGCATCAAAATCCTCATGCATCTGGAAACCGAACTGATGGGCAGCATGCGTGAAAAGGCCGAGGAAGAAGCGATACAGGTCTTCGCCCGCAATATGCATGATTTACTGATGGCGCCGCCGGCGGGGCTGCGCGCTACCATGGGCCTTGATCCGGGGCTGCGCACCGGCGTCAAGGTCGCGGTGGTGGATGCCACCGGCAAGCTGGTCGCGACAGAGACGCTTTATCCCCACACCGGCCAGGCCGACAAAGCCGCGGCGGCCGTCGCGGCGCTATGTCTGAAACATAACGTGGAACTGGTCGCCATCGGCAACGGGACCGCGTCGCGAGAAACCGAACGATTTTATGCCGAAGTCCAGAAGCGTTATCCCGACGTGAAAGGGCAAAAAGTCATCGTCAGCGAGGCCGGCGCGTCGGTGTATTCCGCCTCGGAGCTGGCGGCGTTGGAGTTTCCCGATTTGGACGTCTCGCTGCGCGGGGCGGTTTCCATCGCCCGCAGATTGCAGGATCCGCTGGCTGAACTGGCCAAAATCGACCCGAAATCCATCGGCGTGGGTCAATATCAGCACGATGTCAGCCAAAGCATGCTGGCGAAAAAGCTGGACACGGTAGTCGAGGACTGCGTCAACGCCGTCGGCGTGGATCTGAATACCGCTTCGGTGCCGCTGCTGATTCGCGTCGCCGGCCTGACGCGCATGATGGCGCAAAACATCGTCAGCTGGCGGGATGAGAATGGCCGTTTCCGCGATCGTCAACAGTTGCTGAAAGTTCCCCGCCTGGGCCCCAAAGCGTTTGAACAATGCGCCGGCTTCCTGCGCATCAATCACGGCGACAATCCGCTCGACGCCTCTACCGTACATCCGGAGAGTTATCCGGTGGTACAGCGGATTTTACAGGCCACGGAGAAATCACTCAGCGATCTGATGGGCGACCCCGCGACGCTGCGCGGCCTGAGCCCGTCCCGCTTCACCGATGAGCGCGTCGGGTTACCCACCGTGACCGATATTATCAAAGAGCTGGAGAAACCGGGGCGCGACCCGCGGCCGGAGTTCAAAACCGCCACGTTTGCCGACGGCGTGGAAACGCTGCAGGACCTGGCGCAGGGCATGGTGCTGGAAGGCACGGTGACCAACGTGACCAATTTCGGCGCCTTTGTGGATATAGGCGTGCATCAGGACGGATTGGTGCACATCTCCTCATTGTCCGATCGGTTTATCGACGATCCGCACAAGGTGGTGAAAGCCGGCGATATTGTCAAAGTGAAGGTCATGGAAGTCGATATTGCGCGCAAGCGCATCGCGCTATCCATGCGGCTCGATGAGCGACCGGGGGAGGCGCCGGCGCGCCGTGACCCGGGCGAGTACCGGCGGGATAGCAATACGACGGCGTCCCGCCCACCCGCGCGCAGCGGCGGCCGTCAATCCGGCCCTGCCGCGGGCGGTAATAGCGCCATGGGTGACGCGCTGGCGACCGCGCTGGGCAAACGGCGTTAA
- the greB gene encoding transcription elongation factor GreB translates to MKTNLITRQGYQELQDELDHLWKRYRPEITEKVAWAASLGDRSENADYHYNKKILREIDRRVRYLRRVLKEARVVDYSPQQEGRIFFGAWVEVENAEGETKRFRIAGPDEIYKHKDYISIDSPMARALIKKAVDDEAEVVTPGGHRTWYINAISY, encoded by the coding sequence ATGAAGACCAACCTTATTACCCGCCAGGGCTATCAGGAATTGCAGGATGAGCTGGACCATTTGTGGAAACGCTACCGGCCGGAGATTACCGAGAAGGTTGCCTGGGCCGCCAGTCTGGGCGATCGCAGTGAAAATGCGGATTATCATTACAATAAGAAAATTCTGCGCGAGATTGACCGTCGGGTGCGTTATTTGCGCCGTGTGCTGAAGGAGGCGCGGGTGGTGGATTACTCCCCGCAGCAAGAGGGACGGATATTTTTCGGCGCCTGGGTGGAAGTGGAGAACGCCGAGGGGGAAACGAAACGCTTTCGTATCGCCGGTCCCGATGAAATTTATAAACATAAGGACTATATCTCCATCGATTCACCCATGGCGCGCGCCTTGATCAAAAAGGCGGTGGATGATGAAGCGGAAGTGGTTACCCCCGGCGGACATCGCACCTGGTATATCAACGCCATCTCTTATTAA
- the envZ gene encoding two-component system sensor histidine kinase EnvZ codes for MMRWRISPRSSFARSLLLIVTLLFVSLVTTYLVVLNFAILPSLQQFNKVLAYEVRMLMTDQLQLEDGTLLEVPPAFRREIYRELGISLYTNPAAEESGLRWAQHYEFLSQQMAQQLGSPTDVRVEVTKNSPVVWLKTWLSPDIWVRIPLTEIHQGGFSPLFRYTLAIMLLAIGGAWLFIRIQNRPLVDLEHAALQVGKGIIPPPLREYGASEVRSVTRAFNQMTAGVKLLADDRTLLMAGVSHDLRTPLTRIRLATEMMSAEDGYLAESINKDIEECNAIIEQFIDYLRTGQEMQTEMADLNSILTEVVAAESGYERVIETDICGEELIVNVNPLSIKRAALNMVVNAARYGNGCIKVNSGRETNRVWFEVEDDGPGIQPDQLQYLFQPFVRGDSARSTSGTGLGLAIVQRIIDAHAGKLEIGRSARQGLRIRAYLPLPVASVDHGASVSKAKAAGKSAD; via the coding sequence ATGATGCGATGGCGCATCTCTCCGCGCAGTTCCTTCGCCCGCAGCCTCTTGTTAATCGTTACCTTGCTGTTCGTCAGCCTGGTAACGACCTACCTGGTGGTCTTGAATTTCGCCATCTTACCGAGTCTGCAACAGTTCAATAAAGTGCTGGCTTATGAAGTCAGAATGTTGATGACAGACCAGTTGCAGCTGGAGGACGGTACCTTACTGGAAGTGCCGCCGGCGTTCCGGCGCGAAATTTACCGTGAATTGGGTATCTCGCTGTATACCAATCCAGCCGCGGAAGAGAGCGGCTTGCGCTGGGCGCAACATTATGAATTCCTGAGCCAGCAAATGGCTCAGCAGCTCGGCAGCCCGACCGATGTACGCGTCGAAGTCACCAAAAATTCCCCAGTTGTCTGGCTGAAAACCTGGTTATCGCCGGATATCTGGGTACGCATTCCGTTGACCGAAATCCATCAGGGCGGCTTCTCGCCGTTATTCCGTTACACCCTGGCGATTATGTTGCTGGCTATCGGCGGTGCCTGGCTGTTTATCCGTATTCAAAACCGGCCGCTGGTGGATTTGGAACATGCCGCGCTGCAGGTGGGTAAGGGCATCATTCCACCGCCGCTGCGGGAGTATGGCGCCTCGGAGGTGCGCTCGGTGACGCGGGCGTTCAACCAGATGACGGCCGGCGTCAAGCTATTGGCGGATGACCGGACCTTGTTGATGGCCGGCGTCAGCCATGATTTGCGCACGCCGCTGACCCGTATCCGCCTGGCGACGGAAATGATGAGTGCGGAAGACGGCTATCTTGCCGAGTCGATCAATAAAGATATCGAAGAGTGCAACGCTATCATCGAGCAGTTCATCGATTATCTGCGCACCGGCCAGGAGATGCAGACCGAAATGGCGGATCTCAACAGCATCCTGACCGAGGTGGTGGCGGCGGAGAGCGGCTATGAGCGCGTGATCGAAACCGATATTTGCGGCGAGGAGCTTATTGTTAACGTCAATCCGCTGTCCATTAAACGCGCGGCGCTGAATATGGTGGTGAATGCCGCGCGCTACGGCAACGGCTGTATAAAGGTAAATAGCGGACGCGAAACCAATCGGGTCTGGTTTGAGGTCGAGGATGATGGTCCGGGCATCCAGCCGGATCAATTACAATATTTATTTCAACCGTTCGTGCGCGGCGACAGCGCGCGCAGCACCAGCGGTACCGGCCTCGGTCTGGCCATTGTCCAGCGCATCATCGATGCGCATGCCGGTAAGCTGGAAATCGGCCGCAGCGCGCGGCAGGGCTTGCGTATCCGCGCCTATTTGCCGCTACCGGTCGCGTCGGTGGATCACGGTGCCAGCGTCAGTAAAGCCAAAGCCGCCGGCAAAAGCGCCGACTAA
- the bioH gene encoding pimeloyl-ACP methyl ester esterase BioH: protein MVSLFWQTTGTGDRDLVLLHGWGLNAEVWSYIVPRLATHFRLHLVDLPGYGRSRGYGALTLEEMAEEVASRAPHGALWLGWSLGGLVATTVARRCPHAVAGLVTVASSPRFCADGDWPGIRPEVLEGFARELRQDFTRTVSRFLGLQTLGTASARQDTRWLKSVVLAHPAPAIEVLTGGLALLRTSDVRKALDQLDVPLLRLYGYLDGLVPRKVVPLVDELSTASHSIVFAGAAHAPFISHPVPFCQALCDFSQLES from the coding sequence ATGGTGTCACTGTTTTGGCAAACAACCGGTACCGGCGATCGCGATCTTGTGCTGCTGCACGGATGGGGATTGAATGCCGAGGTCTGGTCTTACATTGTTCCGCGGCTGGCGACGCACTTTCGCCTGCACCTGGTGGATCTGCCGGGTTATGGCCGTAGCCGCGGTTATGGCGCGCTGACCCTTGAGGAGATGGCGGAGGAAGTGGCGTCGCGAGCTCCCCACGGCGCGTTATGGCTGGGCTGGTCACTTGGCGGACTGGTGGCGACGACGGTAGCGCGCCGGTGCCCACATGCGGTCGCGGGTTTGGTAACCGTTGCCTCTTCCCCGCGTTTTTGCGCCGACGGTGACTGGCCGGGGATACGACCTGAGGTGCTGGAAGGGTTTGCGCGCGAGCTGCGCCAGGATTTCACCCGCACCGTCAGCCGTTTTCTCGGTCTGCAAACGCTGGGAACGGCGTCCGCGCGTCAGGATACGCGCTGGTTGAAGAGCGTGGTACTGGCGCACCCGGCGCCCGCGATCGAGGTTCTGACCGGCGGGCTGGCGCTACTGCGCACCAGCGACGTGCGCAAGGCGCTGGACCAACTTGACGTGCCGCTGCTGCGCCTATACGGCTATCTGGATGGTCTGGTGCCGCGTAAAGTGGTCCCGCTGGTGGATGAATTGAGCACCGCCAGCCACAGCATTGTCTTTGCCGGCGCGGCGCATGCGCCGTTCATTTCCCACCCGGTGCCGTTTTGCCAGGCGCTGTGCGATTTCAGTCAGCTCGAATCCTGA
- the glpG gene encoding rhomboid family intramembrane serine protease GlpG: protein MIRVTALSNARLALAFIDYMKTQGVDMELRPQGRYAELWLAQDEKLAQVESALEAFLLDPQHPRYQAASWRTGSLHYRGETGAGLRGWLPALRQQAGPLTLGVTALCVLVFFLMALIGDDRVMAALLYPAGPAQYGQIWRWVSHAFLHFSLLHLLFNVVWWWYLAGLTERYRGRASLAILFVLSAVVSGMVQSHFSGIFFGGLSGVVYALMGYVWWHGEKNPGGPLFMPLGVIVFALLWLIAGYFNILGIAIANAAHVAGLVTGLLMAFWQTRRGQSHGYQR, encoded by the coding sequence ATGATTCGAGTTACCGCCTTGTCTAATGCGCGCCTGGCCCTGGCCTTCATTGATTATATGAAAACGCAGGGGGTGGACATGGAGCTGCGCCCGCAGGGGCGTTATGCCGAGTTGTGGCTGGCGCAGGACGAGAAACTGGCACAGGTTGAATCAGCGCTGGAAGCGTTTCTGCTTGACCCGCAGCATCCCCGTTATCAAGCCGCCAGCTGGCGCACCGGCTCATTACATTACCGCGGCGAGACCGGCGCCGGTCTGCGTGGCTGGCTGCCGGCGCTACGCCAGCAGGCGGGCCCTTTAACGCTAGGCGTGACGGCGCTGTGCGTGCTGGTGTTTTTCCTCATGGCGCTAATCGGTGACGATCGGGTAATGGCCGCGCTGTTGTATCCCGCCGGTCCGGCCCAATACGGTCAGATTTGGCGCTGGGTCAGCCATGCCTTTTTGCATTTCTCACTATTGCATCTGCTGTTCAATGTGGTGTGGTGGTGGTATCTGGCCGGCCTGACGGAGCGCTATCGCGGCAGGGCGTCATTGGCTATTTTGTTCGTGCTCTCTGCGGTGGTCAGCGGCATGGTGCAGTCGCACTTCAGCGGGATTTTTTTCGGCGGTCTGTCCGGCGTGGTGTATGCGCTAATGGGCTATGTCTGGTGGCACGGCGAGAAAAATCCGGGCGGGCCGCTGTTTATGCCGCTCGGGGTCATCGTTTTCGCCCTGTTGTGGCTTATCGCCGGCTATTTCAATATTTTGGGTATCGCCATTGCCAATGCCGCGCACGTGGCGGGTCTGGTCACGGGCCTGCTAATGGCATTCTGGCAAACGCGGCGGGGTCAGAGTCACGGCTATCAGCGCTGA
- a CDS encoding 4-alpha-glucanotransferase yields the protein MAGDDASGVAAKRGAHHLTLSAGMSDGYHRLTLCTADHSWACKVIVAPERCYEPLALRAGQRLWGSTVQLYTLRSARNWGIGALAQMIAGVAKLGGAFVGINPLHALYPALPDWASPYSPSSRRWLNIIYIDVGGVDDFLQSEPAQQWWRQPETGHRL from the coding sequence GTGGCCGGCGACGATGCATCCGGAGTCGCGGCGAAGCGTGGTGCGCATCATCTGACGCTGTCGGCGGGGATGTCCGATGGTTACCACCGGTTGACGCTATGTACCGCAGATCATAGCTGGGCGTGTAAGGTGATTGTCGCCCCCGAGCGCTGTTATGAACCGCTGGCGCTCCGTGCGGGCCAGCGGCTTTGGGGCAGTACTGTCCAGCTCTACACGCTGCGTTCGGCGCGCAATTGGGGCATTGGCGCTCTGGCGCAAATGATCGCAGGCGTCGCTAAGCTCGGCGGAGCATTCGTCGGCATCAATCCGCTGCATGCGCTGTATCCGGCACTGCCTGACTGGGCTAGTCCCTACAGTCCCTCCTCGCGCCGCTGGCTGAACATTATCTATATCGATGTTGGCGGAGTGGACGACTTTTTACAAAGTGAACCCGCGCAGCAATGGTGGCGGCAGCCAGAAACCGGGCATCGCCTGTAG
- the feoA gene encoding ferrous iron transporter A: MQLQHHYKITGYAKEIPPAFRQRMLSLGMLPGSSFQVVRVAPLGDPVQIEVRRVLLVLRKKDLSLLLLSRTGH; this comes from the coding sequence ATGCAATTGCAGCACCATTATAAAATTACCGGCTATGCCAAAGAGATCCCCCCTGCCTTTCGGCAGAGAATGCTGTCGCTCGGCATGTTGCCCGGTAGCTCGTTTCAGGTAGTGCGTGTCGCGCCGCTGGGCGATCCCGTGCAGATAGAGGTGCGACGGGTGCTGCTGGTGCTGCGAAAAAAAGATTTGTCACTGCTCTTGTTGAGCCGTACCGGCCATTGA